The DNA window CTTCTTTTCCTTATTCCGGGGAGCTATAGTGCTGGTTACTTCCCGGGAGATAAAACTCCCTAACCGTTCTTTAGCTCCTGCTAAGCTTCCGGTACTAATTAACAGGAATGCTCCCCCTAAAATTAAGGCGGCAATTAGCACGATAAAAAAGTTTCGCCAGGCTCCAGGAGTTTTTGCAATATCTGAACGCACACCGCCGGGAGTACCCCTGGCCCCAGGAATAGAAGTGGTAATGCCCAGGACTTTAGGAACAGCGTCAGCAAACATTTGTACCCCTTTTTCTGCTTCACTCCGCCTATTGGTATGGGTTCCCACTTCTAGTAAAAGGGCCGTTGGCATTAAATCTTGATTATAGTTGCCCTTCCCAATAAAAATGCCCTTGACGAGGCCAGGATGGGTTTTATCTACGTACGCTTTCATCTTTCGGGCAAAATCTAAGTTTGCCGCCATTTGTGGATTTTGCCGGCCTACCACCAAGCGGATTTTTGTTACTTTTTGCCCCTGAATATTTTTTTCGTAAAAATCCGGATCAGGTACCGCATCCCGGTGGACATCTAACATGGCAATTGGCCGTTTTTTCATTAAACGTACCGCCGTCCGCCGGGAGCGGTGGTAGGCATTGGCATCGTGAGGATCGTGGGGAGTACGATCATAGTTCACCTTTATCCCCATCCGGCTTAATTTATCGGCTAAAGCAGCACCAACTTTGTAGATACCTCCCCGGGCAGGGATGTTGGCTTTGCCATCGGAAGGGGCATACGCCTCATCGGTATGGGTATGATAAATTGCAACGGTTCCCTTTTTAGCGGGAGTTGTCCCGGCAGGCAACACCACCCGGTCAAAGTACTCTTTATACCCAACTAAAGTTTGGTCTTTTCCTAAATCCCGAGCATAAGCCCGGTCGTGGTTCACCCGGATAATTTTATAATGGTGGTCATCTTCCGCAATTAACTCATCTCCCACTTCCACCTGGCGGGCCATCTTGTCGATTACTCGACCCTGTTCATCGTAAATAGTTACATAAAAAGAGCCGCTATGGTCAGAGATTTGCTCTTTTATATCTGCGGTATAGTACCTTTCTGCGTATACCGGAAGGGGGAACAAAAAGATTAAAGCAAGGATGATGTAAATAATTAAGTTATTTATTTTCTTTTTCATTTTCCTTCACCTCCCCGGTAATACCTAAACTGCTGGTTAGCTCAGGTTCAGGGTTTTTTAATCCCTCTAAAAGTTTGGAATCCCGGTTTTCAGTATCAGGACCCCTTTGCAACCGTTCCCGGACTTCCCCAAACACTTCCGCCAGTAAAACTGCCAAAATACCCGCTACTACTATCCCGTCAAAGGCACCACCACCGCCTAAATCAACCCGTCCCGGGGTGTTGGTGGTAAATAAGTAAAATAAGTGGAAAAGATCGTTTAAGATTAAACCTAAAGTTGCAGCGATAAAAGCTCCCCGCCGCGAACGGCCAGCAAGATACCCAACCACTGCTGCTACTACCGGAGCTACATACAGGGGATCTAACATTTCAAACCGGCCTGCCGGCTCCACATTTCCCCGCATCAATACAGCAGTAATAAAGTAAACCGCTATCGCCGCAACTACCGAACCAATTAATGCCCGTACCCACTCTTTGGTGGAACCGGCTTTATAGATTAAGTACCCAGCAATTATTAGAGGGATGATCCCCCCGCCTAAGTTTAAAGAAAAGGTTATCCTGCCTCTAAAAAGGGTCAAATCAATAAAACTTCCAACAATCATTAAGCCTATTAAAATCAATGCTTCCCGGTCCGAAAGCTTCATCCGGTCTAATACCCGGTGCATAAGTCCAAAAAATATTAAAGCAACCAGTACCACCAGTAGAATAGTACCTAACGAAAACATGCCATTAATCACTCCCTCCAAAGATGCAAAATAAAAAGGCTAACTCATTAAATAGAGTTAGCCCTTTAACAAATTTTTATTCTTTAAATTTAACCTTTTCCTTTAAAAGTTCTCCTAAATTAAAAGTTAAAGCCTCGTCCTTTGGTATCTCCCGCTGGTATTCCTCTTTTTCTTTTTCTTTAAGCGCTTCTTTCAAAGACAAGGTCATTTTCCGCTCTAAAGGCTTTAAAGTTAAAACTTTTACTGGAATTTTTTGCCCCTCTTGATATTTCTTTATTAACGGCTCATTTTCCACTTCCGTTTCCCGAGCAGGCATATAACCTTCAATACCGGGAAATACCTCCACTATTAAACCATGGCGTAAAATTTTTACCACCGTTCCCTCCAACAAAGCCCCCTCTTTAAGTTCAATAGGAATTTTTTGCCAGGGATCGGGGGTTAATTGTTTTAAACCCAATCCCACCTTAAGATTTTGCCTGTCTATTTCCAAAACTACCACTTCCACTTCCTGACCGACCTGTAAAATCTCTTCCGGCTTTACCTTACGCTGCCAGCTTAAATCTTTGGCCCTCAGTAATCCTTCAATACCGCCAAGGTCTATAAAAACTCCAAAGGATAAAATTTTGGTAACTGTTCCTTTAACCCGGTTTCCTTCTTTTAAGGCTAGTATTTTTTCTTGCTTTATTTTTTTCTCCTGTTCCTTTAAATAACTTTTTTGGTCTAACACTATTCGTTTTTTCGTTGTATCTATTTCCGCAAGGTACGCTGTTATAAGTTCGCCCTTAAGGGTAGTTAAATCTTCTATATAGCCAAGAGCCGCCAAAGATGCCGGAAGAAAAGCTCTAACCCCAATATCTACTAAAACCCCGCCTTTAACCACCTCAACGACTTTGCCGGTTACGGGTTTTTTATGTTGATATAAGTCCCTAATTTTTTCAAAAATAACTGCCTCTAAAGCCTTTTTCCGGGATAAAATAAGCCTACCTTCCTCGTCTTCTTTTAAAATATAAACAGGAAATTCATCCCCTTGGTCTACCACCTCCTGGGGATGAGCATAATTATACCAGGAAAGCTCAGGTAAGGGAATTACACCTTCTCCCTTGGCCCCAATATCCACCAATACTTCCTTTTCCAAAACTTTTACTACCTTGCCAGGAACAATTTCCCCTTCTTTTAGCGGTTTAACATCCAAAAGAGCTTTTTCTAAACTTTCTAACTGTTCCACTTTTTGCCTAACCTCCTCGATAATCCAGGCGGGGGTCGAGGCTCCCGCTGTTATCCCAATTTTTGTTTTTCCGTAAAACCATTTTGGGTCTAAATCCGCCGCTTCTTCCACAAGATAGGTAGGGGTACCGGTAGCAGCACAAAGCTGGGCCAGTTTTTTGGTATTGGCGCTGTTTTTACCTCCAACGACCAGTATTAAATCTACTTCCTGGGCAAGTTTCCGGCTTTCTTCCTGCCGGGTGCGGGTAGCGTGGCAAATGGTGTTAAAAACCTTGACCTCCCCCCCTTTTTTCTTTAATTCTTCCACCACCTGCCAGAAGTTTTCACTTTTTTGGGTAGTTTGCGCAATGACAGCAATTTTAGGAAAATAAGGTAAAGCTTTAGCTTCTATTGCATTTTCCACCACCAGCGCCTGATAACCGCTCCACCCTACAATGCCCTGGACTTCCGGATGCTTCTTATCCCCTACCACTACCACTTGAAAACCTTCTCTTGTTAATCTTTGGGCAAAACTTTGCGCTTTTTTTACAAAAGGGCAGGTCGCATCTTCAATTTGATATCCTTTGGCTTTAATTTCCTGAAGTTTCTCCGGGGTTGTCCCGTGGGAACGAATAATTATGATTTTACCATGTCCCTCATCAATATCTTCTACTGGTATAACCCCGGCTTTCTTTAAACGCTCTACCTCCTGGGGATTGTGGATTAAGGGGCCTAGGGAATAAACTTTAGGATTATTTTCCGTTGCTTTCTGGGCAAGATCAATGGCCCTTTTAACCCCAAAACAAAAGCCGGCATGTTGGGCAACAATCACTTCCATGGGCAGCACTCCTTAGAGTAATTCTAAGACTTTTTCTCTTAAATATTTTGCCCCTCTTTCTAAGTCATTCTTGGAGTAGGGAAGGTCGTATATAGGTTTACCAATTACAACTCGGCACCTTTTTAACCCCCGCACATTAATTAAACCCACCGGCAAAACCGGTACCGCCGCTTTTAAAGCTAAAGACGCTGCACCCTCATGAAACTCCCCTAAAGTTTTAAGCCGTGTCCCTTCGGGAAAAATCCCCACTACTTTGCCGTCTTTTAAATGCCTTAAGGCTGTTTTTACCGCTGTTAAATCCACTTCATCCCGTTTTACCGGAAAAGCTCCTAATTTCTTGATGATAAAACCTAAAAGGGGAACAGCAAAAAGTTCTTTTTTTGCCATAAAATAAACCTGATGGGGCAGGGCACAACCTACCGCCACCGGATCTAAATAGCTTTCATGGTTGGCAATCACGATATAGGGACCGGTTTTCGGTACATTTTCTAAACCTTCCACCCTCATCCCTTTAAAAACCAGCATAAAACACCGGGCTAGAGCCCGGGCAAAGTTATAAAACATTCCTCTTCCCCCTAATTATCCTTAAGAGTGTATCCACCACTTGTTCTATCGAAAGACCAGTAGTATCCACTAAAATCGCATCGGGAGCTTGTTTTAAAGGTGATACCTTCCGGGTGGTGTCTACTTCATCGCGTTTTAAAACCTCTTTTAAAACTTCTTCATAACTAACAGCAAAACCTTTTGCCTTAAGTTCCTGATACCGCCGTCGGGCCCGTTCTTCGGGAGAGGCGGTTAAAAAAATTTTTACTTCCGCCTCAGGCATGACCACGGTTCCCATATCGCGACCATCGGCAATTATTTCTCCCCGGGTGACATATTCCCGCTGAAGCTTAGTTAAATGTTCCCTCACTACCGGTAGGGCAGAAACTTTCGCTACAAGTTCGGAAACCCGAGGGGTTCTTATAACCTCGGTTATATCCTGACCGTTTAAATAAATTTTTTGTCCATCCTTTTCCGGAATTATTTTCAGATCCATTACTTGCAGCAGTTTTTTAATTTTCTCTTCATCCGTAAAACTCAAACCTTCCTTTAAAAGTAAAACCGTAACGGCCCGATACATAGCGCCGGTATCAAGATAAGTATAACCAAGCTTTTGGGCTAAGATTTTCGCAACAGTGCTTTTTCCTGCTCCCGCGGGTCCGTCAATGGCAATTCTCATAAGTTACGCTCCTTCTAAAAGTTTCGTTAATTGGACAAAAAAGTCAGGATAGGAAATAGCCACCGCCTCAGCATTTAAGATTTCGGTAGAGCCTACCGCCGTTAAACCTAATACTCCTAAAGTCATAGCAATACGATGGTCGTGGTGGGAATCGACGATCGTTCCCAAGGGGCGCCGTCCACCGGTTATTTTAAAGCCATCGGGCAGTTCTTCCACCATAACCCCCATTTTACTGAACTCCCCAACTATGCTTTTAATACGATCCGATTCCTTAATCCGAAGTTCTTCAGCCCCCCGGACCACACTGACCCCTTCGGCATGAGCCATCGCTGCCGCTAAAATAGGAAATTCATCAATCATGGCCGGTACTATTTCTGGTGGGACTTCCACCGCCTTTAAAGGAGAAGTAAAAACCTCAATATCCCCCACCGGTTCACCTCCGGTTTCCCGTAAGTTTAGGAGGTTAATCTTAGCCCCCATTTCCTTTAAAACAGTTAAAAGACCAGTACGGGTAGGATTTAACCCGACATTCTTGAGTAAAAGGTGACTTTCGGGTACGATTAAAGCCGCAACGATAAAAAAAGCCGCCGACGAAAAATCCCCGGGTACCACTACTTTTTGACCATAAAGCTTTTGCCCCCCGATAATGGCTATAGTCTGGCCACTTCTTTCAATTTTTACCCCAAACCCTTCTAACATCCTTTCGGTGTGGTCCCGGGAAAGATTGGGTTCAGTTACCGTAGTGGTGCCCGAAGCTCGAAGTCCTGCCAGGATTAAAGCGGATTTTACCTGAGCACTAGCTTTTTTTAGCGTAAAATCCCGCCCAACAAGCTTCCCCCCATTTATTGCAAAGGGAGCGTAGTTCCCCTCGGCTCGGGCAAGAACTTTTGCCCCCATCTGACTTAGGGGCTCTAAAACCCGCTTCATTGGCCGCTGGCGTAAGGATTTATCGCCAGTAAAAACCGAAACAAAAGGAAAAGTAGCGGCAACTCCAGATAAAAGTCTTATAGTAGTTCCGGAGTTTTCGGCATTGAGGATATCTTTTGGTTCAGAAAAATTTTGGGCTGTTCCTAAAACCTTCACTTGGTTTTTGCTTCTTGAAATTCTTACCCCGTACTTTTTTAAGCAGTTTAAAGTAGCTAAAGTATCCCGGGCCACCAGAAAGTTTTCTATTTCGGTAATTCCTTCCGCCAAAGCTCCAAAAATTAAAGCCCGATGGGAGATCGACTTATCCCCGGGAACCGTTAATTCCCCTTTTAAGCCAGATTTAGCTAAAGTCACTTTCATCTTCCAAAACCCCTTAAATTTTTTCTAAGACTACCCTAAGCTCATTTAAAAACCGTTTATTTTGGGAAGGAGTACCTACTGTTACCCTAATCCAGTCGTCCATGCCAAAAATATCCCCCGAGCGGACAATCACCCCTCGCTTTAATAATTCCCGAAAAACAATTTGGGACGGTTTTCCTGTTTTAACCATCAAAAAGTTTGCTGCTGAAGGGATATAGGCTAAACCCAGCTTCTTTAATTCACCGTAAATATATTCTTTTCCACTATTGGTATTTTTCACCACTTCAGCAACAAATTCTTCATCGTCTAGAGCTGCCAGAGCCGCTCGCTGGGCAAGAAAGTTAACGTTAAAAGGCGGGCGTAAACTATTAATTGCTTTGGCTAGCTCAGCTGGTGCAAAGCCATAGCCAATTCGCAACCCGGCTAAGCCGTAAGCCTTGGAAAAAGTTCTTAAAACTACTATGTTGGGGCGTTTTTGGAAATAATTAAACCCATCGGGATAATCAGGATTAACTTTGGCAAATTCAAAGTAAGCTTCGTCAAGTACAATCGTAACGTTAGGCGGTACCTCATTTAAAAACTGTTCCAACTCCGTTTGGGTTATATACGTGCCGGTAGGGTTATTGGGATTGCAAAGGTAGATAAGTTTAGTTTTTTCGTTAATCGCCCTAACCATGGCTTCTAAGTCTAAGCGGTGCTCTTTTAAGGGTATTTCCCGGGCTACCCCACTCATCATCGTTACCACCGGTTCATACCGGGGAAAGCTCGGAACCGGCATGACCGCTTCATCACCAGGATCAATTAAGGTCATCGCTAAAAACATTACCAGTTCATCGGAACCGTTTCCGAGGATAATTTGGTCTAAGGCTACTCCATATTTAACCGCAATTTTCTCTTTAAGACGAAAAGCCCCCCCATCGGGGTAATAATTAATTTGCTCTACCGCTTCTTTAATAGCCTCGGCCACTTTGGGAGAAATGCCCCAGAGGTTTTCGTTGGAAGCAAGTTTGTCAATATTGGTAATTCCAAGCTCCCGTTCTACCTCTTCAATAGGCTTTCCCGCCACATAAGGTTTTAAATTTTGCACACTTTTTCTAACCATCCTGCCGCTCCCCCTTTTTAAATTTGAAAAAAAGCCGAAAGCTAAACGCTTTGGCTTTTAAACCTTTTAATTACAGACATTAACTTTTTAAATTCTTCATAATCTAAAGATTGACGCCCATCGGATAAAGCTTCCTCGGGATGGGGATGTACTTCCACCATAATCCCATCGGCCCCGGCGGCAAGCGCCCCTAAAGCAACTCGACCTACCAATTCGCTACGGCCGGTAGCATGAGAAGGGTCCGCAATTACCGGCAAATGGGTTAAATCTAAAGCGGCAACCATGCCGGCAAGATCAAAGGTATTCCGGGTGTAATCTTCAAAGGTGCGGATACCCCGCTCACACAAAATTACCTGTTCGTTGCCACTATTTACGATATACTCTGCTGCTAAAAACCACTCTTTAATCGTTGCTGCTAAACCCCGTTTTAATAAAACCGGTTTATCTACTAGGCCCACTTCCTTTAATAAAGTAAAATTTTGCATGTTCCGGCTACCAATTTGCAAGATGTCCGCATATTTCCCCACAATTTCTACATCCCGGGGGTCCATAACTTCGGTAACTACCGGAAGTCCTGTGATTTCCCGGGCTTTGGCTAAAATTTTTAATCCCTCTACCCCAAGCCCAGAAAAAGCATAGGGAGAGGTTCGGGGCTTAAACGCACCACCCCTTAAAATTTGCACTCCCGCTTCTTTTAAAAATAATGCTTCCGCTATATACTCTTCTTCCCCTTCTACCGCACAGGGGCCAGCAATAATCACGGGGTCACCATTTCCGATCTTGACATCTTTTACTGTAATGACAGTTTTTTTACTTTTACTTTTCCGGCTGACTTTTAGCTCCATCGTTCCACCCCCTTGCGGTAAACCTCTAAGAAATTCTTTAAAAGGGTAAGCCCATGCTCGGTAAGAATTGCCTCGGGATGAAATTGCACCCCTTCAATGGGAAAAATCTTATGCCTTAAGCCCATAATTTCGCCTTCAGCGGTTTTAGCAGAAATAATTAGCTCTAAACCACGAGGCAATTCTACAATTAACGAATGATAGCGGGTAGCTAAAAAAGGCGAAGGAATTCCTTTAAAAATCCTTTGACCATCGTGGAAAACCGGAGAAATTTTCCCGTGCATTGGTCGTTTTGCTCTTACTACCCTCCCGCCAAAGACCTGACCTATTGCTTGATGCCCAAGGCACACTCCCAGAATAGGAAAGTAAGGCAGGCTTTTTATCACCTCAAGGCTTATCCCCGCTTCCTTGGGAGTACAGGGTCCTGGAGAAATCACGATGTAATTGGGATTTAACTCTAATATTTCCGGTATCGTTATTTTATCATTACGATAAACCGTTACCTGCTCACCAAGAATCTGAAAGTATTGAACAAGATTATAGGTAAAGGAATCGTAGTTGTCAATAAGTAAAAGCAAGTTAACCCCTTCTTTAAGGCTAGCTCTAATAAAACTTAGGCTAAATCCCGGCGGAGTTTTAGAGCCTCTTTTAAATAAACATGTTTTATTCCGTCACCCTCATTAACTTGGGCCAAAATTAAGACCCGAATTACCCGGGGCAAGCTATTTACAACATTAGGTTCCTGGGCTGACATTAAAGGAACATCCTTTAACCCAAATTCCCGGGCAAACTTAGCAGGATAAGCAGTAACTAAATCGGCGGTTTGGGTAAAGAAAACTGCCGTTATCTTTTCCCGGGAAAGTTTGTTCTCTTGAAAAATAGCCGCAAGTAATTCAACTGTTGCCTCTTTTATAGCATCGGGAGTATCCCTTTCCACGGAAATAGCTCCCCGAATACCTTTCAGCATTAAATCCCCCCTTAGGGAACTGCCCGGTGTCCAAGGCCAACTCCAACCTCATCTAAATGGAGAAGTCCTACGCCAAAAAAGACCGCTACCGCCACGTGGTCCTGATAACGGGCAATCCCAATTTTCCCTCCTACATTTAAACCTAGAGCTTTGGCCATAAGCTGGGAAATCGCCTCGCGAGTAGCACCGGCTACAGCACCTTCATCGGCATGGGTTTCTTTTATAACTCCTTCGCGTTTAGCAGCCACAACAGCCCGCTCCACAATTTTATTAACCGCAGAAATAAAGTCACCGCCGTAATCAACCGCTGCTGCCCGGATATTTTCCTGGGCAAGTTTTGATTTTAATTCCTTTTCTTCCTCGCGAGTTTCGGTTAAAGCCATCATCAATGCTGCTTTGGCAGCTTTTTTACTGCCGATATTTGGCATATTGACCCTCCTCAACAAACTTTCAAAATCAATTATACACGCAAAAACTTCATAAACCAATTAATTTTTAACTTTTACCAGCTAAAAATCCAGTAGAAAAAGCCATCTGCAAGTTAAAACCACCCGATTCGCCATGACAATCAATTATTTCCCCGGCTAAATAAAGGCCTTTTATAATTTTTGATTCCATTGTTGAAGGATTAATTTCCCGAACCTCCACCCCTCCTGCCGTGACATAAGCTGCCTCTAAAGGCAAGGTATCAACCAAGGTAAAAGGGGTAGCTTTTAAAGCTTCGCTTAGCTTACGAAGGGTTTTGGGAGCAGTAGCTTTTACCGTATTTCCAGGATTTAAGCCGAAATGTATTAAAAGCCACTCCCTAAGCTTTTCCGGAAGTTTCAGGGGCAAAGCATTTTTTAATATTTTATTTCCTGCATTTATCATTAAGTTAGTTAATTCTTCAGGTGAATATTCGGGGCAAAAATCAATCTTAATTTCTACTTCCTTTAAATTTTGCGGTATATAACAGCTAAGATTTAATACCGCCGGGCCCGAAACCCCAAAATGGGTAAAAAGGATCGGCCCTCGTTTTGTTTTAAGCTTTTTTCCCGAAGATAACAGGGTTAAATCTACATTGTTTAAGGAAATACCGCTTAAATCAGCTACCTTTTCCTTAAGTTTTAAAGGTACTAAAGCAGGGCGCAAAGGAATTATATTATGCCCTAATTTTTTCAGCAACAATATACCATCCCCGGAACTGCCAGTTTGGGGAAAAGAGGCCCCGCCAGTTGCAATGACTACTTTATCCGCAAAGTAGTCGTTATCTTTTGTCCGAACGCCAAGGATTTTAGCATCAGAAACTATGAGATCGATTACTTTTTGGTTGAAAAATATTTTAACCCCTTTTTTTACCAAAAGCCTTTCAAAGAGTTTTACGATATCTTTAGCTCGGTCGCTGGCAGGAAAAATTTTTTTCTCCTCAACTTTTAAACTTAAGCCCTGTTGGGTAAAAAATGTTATTAAATCTTCATTGGTAAAAGTAAAAAGCGCTTTTTTTAAAAACTTTCCGTTATGGTAATACTCCAAAAACTCGTTAATTGGAGTTAAATTGGTAATATTTCCCCGTCCGTTCCCAGTAAGCCCCAGTTTTTTTCCCAGCGAATCGGTCTTTTCTAATAAAATTACTTCTCCCGAGGAATTTAAAGCCGCCATCATACCGGCGGCTCCCCCTCCAACAACTACAGTCCTTTTCATTTTTACTTCCCCAGATATTTTTTTTCAATAAATTCTCTTAAGCGGTTGATCTCCTCTACCAGGCGAAAAATCATTTTTTCCGCTTCATTTTTGCTTAAGACAAGTTCTTGGGGCTCAAAAATTTCTATTTTTTTAAATTCCTCCGTTGCCACAAAACGGATTAAGTCCTCTAAACTATCGGCTTTTAAAGTAATTAAAACCGGAGCAAAAGACACCTCGGCGTTAGTAAGCTCATCAAAGACCGTATAAATATCCACCCCGATATCTATATCTTCGACAGTAATCCCCTGAAACGGAAGATTTCTAAGCTTTGCCACTTGACTTTCCCTGATTTCTTCCGCCATTTTATCCGAAGTTTTTCCACCAAGAAGAAATTTGGTTTTACCTCTGGCTTTGTAGTCAAAGCGAACACGAGCAAGTATTTCGTTTTTCATCGATTTCCCTCCTTGCCTTTTGGTATTCGCTTTTTTCCTAAAAAATCCTGCCTTTTTGCTACATTATCTGAACTCCTTTTGAGAAAAGCTATTAAAAAGACCTTTTTAGGAGGGGTACTGTGAAAAAGGTAATTACCGCATCTTTTAAATCTTTAGAACAAGCAGAACGGGCTATTGATTTAATTGGCAACGCCCGGCTCGCTAATTCTTATGTTTCCCTGATTTGTCCGGTAAATCCTTACACCACCAAAAAATTTAATGAAGAATACGCCGAAGAAATTACCGGAACAGGGGAAATTGGCATCCTTCATGATTTCCACGGAGTTCTAGTCGAGATGCCATTATTTGAAATACCGGAAATTGGTAAAGTTGCAACTGCCGGTCCCATTGCCGGGGATCTCGCAAAAAAGGGTTTGTACAAAGCCCTGCTCCCCTTGGGATTTACCGAAAATAAAATTAAAAAAATAAAAAAAGCATTAAAACAAAACGAAGTAGTTGTCATTATTGAAACCGAAGAAGAAAAGGTAAATGAAGCCGCCAATATCTTAGCGGATTTTGGTGGCCGCCAGGTAGAAAAATGGAACCCCCACCTTGAAAGAGCCTCTATTCCCCACGGGTAGAACGGGCATAGCGTTTTAGTTTTATAACTTCCTGCGGGGTTAAATAACGAAAACTTCCTTTTTTCAGGCCATAGCCGGTTAAAAAACCAATGCGGGTACGGATTAATTTTAAAACCGGATGGCCTATTTTTTTAAACATCCTCCTAACCTGCCGTTTTCGTCCTTCATGAATAGTAATTTCAATCCAGCTGTTTTTGCCATAGGGCTTTTTATAAACCACTTTTGCCGGAGCTGTATAGCCGTCTTCCAGCAAAATCCCTTTTTCGAGCTCTAGAAGTTTAGAGCGATTAGGCGTCCCCCGCACCAGTGCTAAATACATTTTGGGAAATTGATGCTTGGGGTGGGTTAACGCCATTGCCAATTCACCGTCATTGGTTAAAAGAAGTAAACCCTCCGTATTCATATCAAGTCTTCCAACAGGAAACACCCGCTCTTTAACTTTACCAGCTAATAAAGATAAAACCGTCGGTCGTCCAAAAGGGTCGTCCACAGTAGTTACATAGCCGGCTGGTTTATACATTAATAGATAAATAAGCTTTTCTGGTTTTACTACCCTTCCATCCACTTCAACCACATCATTTTCGCCGACTTTAAAACCAAGCTCTTTTACTACCCGACCATTTACTTTTACTCTTCCAGCTAAAATAAGCTGTTCGGCATCCCGGCGAGCAGATACTCCCGTCCTTGCTAAATACTTCTGCAAGCGTTCCATAATATCACCTTTTTCGCCAAAATATAATTTCCGTTATTATTATAGTTATGATAAGCCAAAATAAACCAGCTATAAAACCACCCAGGACGTCCGTGGGCCAGTGAACCCCTAAATAAATCCGGCTAAATCCTATTACTAGAGGAAAACCAAGTCCTGGTAAAATATAGTAATATCTTAACGGTGAAGGAGCATTTCTCGCCAAAAGATAAAAAAACATCCCGTACACCGCCATGCTGATCATAGCATGACCGCTGGGAAAGCTGTACCCACTTTCAGTAATTTTGAAATAAAGGGTTGGTCTAAGCCTTAAGTAATGAAGTTTTAAGACATAGTTTAAAACCGATGCTCCTGTAGTGCTACCGAGCAAGGCAGTAAGGCTATCATAACGTCGTTTTTTATAAAAGACAAAAGAGACCACCGGAATAAACATAAGATAAAAACCAATAGACCCTAAAAAAGTAATCCCTTTCATTAAGGGAAATATCCCGGGAAAGTTTAGCGCTTGAACTTTCTTTAAAATTAGCTCATCCCAGTAAAAATTTTTATTGGTGGTAAAGATAGCTTCGGTCAGCTCGCCAAAGGTCCAAAATAAAAAACCGCCAGATAAAGCACCAAATATTAAATACGTAAGAAAACCGTTAGTTTGTTTTTGCATCTTATACCTCACCTGTAACCAAA is part of the Carboxydothermus pertinax genome and encodes:
- a CDS encoding bifunctional 4-hydroxy-3-methylbut-2-enyl diphosphate reductase/30S ribosomal protein S1, with the translated sequence MEVIVAQHAGFCFGVKRAIDLAQKATENNPKVYSLGPLIHNPQEVERLKKAGVIPVEDIDEGHGKIIIIRSHGTTPEKLQEIKAKGYQIEDATCPFVKKAQSFAQRLTREGFQVVVVGDKKHPEVQGIVGWSGYQALVVENAIEAKALPYFPKIAVIAQTTQKSENFWQVVEELKKKGGEVKVFNTICHATRTRQEESRKLAQEVDLILVVGGKNSANTKKLAQLCAATGTPTYLVEEAADLDPKWFYGKTKIGITAGASTPAWIIEEVRQKVEQLESLEKALLDVKPLKEGEIVPGKVVKVLEKEVLVDIGAKGEGVIPLPELSWYNYAHPQEVVDQGDEFPVYILKEDEEGRLILSRKKALEAVIFEKIRDLYQHKKPVTGKVVEVVKGGVLVDIGVRAFLPASLAALGYIEDLTTLKGELITAYLAEIDTTKKRIVLDQKSYLKEQEKKIKQEKILALKEGNRVKGTVTKILSFGVFIDLGGIEGLLRAKDLSWQRKVKPEEILQVGQEVEVVVLEIDRQNLKVGLGLKQLTPDPWQKIPIELKEGALLEGTVVKILRHGLIVEVFPGIEGYMPARETEVENEPLIKKYQEGQKIPVKVLTLKPLERKMTLSLKEALKEKEKEEYQREIPKDEALTFNLGELLKEKVKFKE
- the spoIIP gene encoding stage II sporulation protein P; the protein is MKKKINNLIIYIILALIFLFPLPVYAERYYTADIKEQISDHSGSFYVTIYDEQGRVIDKMARQVEVGDELIAEDDHHYKIIRVNHDRAYARDLGKDQTLVGYKEYFDRVVLPAGTTPAKKGTVAIYHTHTDEAYAPSDGKANIPARGGIYKVGAALADKLSRMGIKVNYDRTPHDPHDANAYHRSRRTAVRLMKKRPIAMLDVHRDAVPDPDFYEKNIQGQKVTKIRLVVGRQNPQMAANLDFARKMKAYVDKTHPGLVKGIFIGKGNYNQDLMPTALLLEVGTHTNRRSEAEKGVQMFADAVPKVLGITTSIPGARGTPGGVRSDIAKTPGAWRNFFIVLIAALILGGAFLLISTGSLAGAKERLGSFISREVTSTIAPRNKEKKEDQGENK
- the aroA gene encoding 3-phosphoshikimate 1-carboxyvinyltransferase; translated protein: MKVTLAKSGLKGELTVPGDKSISHRALIFGALAEGITEIENFLVARDTLATLNCLKKYGVRISRSKNQVKVLGTAQNFSEPKDILNAENSGTTIRLLSGVAATFPFVSVFTGDKSLRQRPMKRVLEPLSQMGAKVLARAEGNYAPFAINGGKLVGRDFTLKKASAQVKSALILAGLRASGTTTVTEPNLSRDHTERMLEGFGVKIERSGQTIAIIGGQKLYGQKVVVPGDFSSAAFFIVAALIVPESHLLLKNVGLNPTRTGLLTVLKEMGAKINLLNLRETGGEPVGDIEVFTSPLKAVEVPPEIVPAMIDEFPILAAAMAHAEGVSVVRGAEELRIKESDRIKSIVGEFSKMGVMVEELPDGFKITGGRRPLGTIVDSHHDHRIAMTLGVLGLTAVGSTEILNAEAVAISYPDFFVQLTKLLEGA
- a CDS encoding lysophospholipid acyltransferase family protein, with protein sequence MFYNFARALARCFMLVFKGMRVEGLENVPKTGPYIVIANHESYLDPVAVGCALPHQVYFMAKKELFAVPLLGFIIKKLGAFPVKRDEVDLTAVKTALRHLKDGKVVGIFPEGTRLKTLGEFHEGAASLALKAAVPVLPVGLINVRGLKRCRVVIGKPIYDLPYSKNDLERGAKYLREKVLELL
- the cmk gene encoding (d)CMP kinase — protein: MRIAIDGPAGAGKSTVAKILAQKLGYTYLDTGAMYRAVTVLLLKEGLSFTDEEKIKKLLQVMDLKIIPEKDGQKIYLNGQDITEVIRTPRVSELVAKVSALPVVREHLTKLQREYVTRGEIIADGRDMGTVVMPEAEVKIFLTASPEERARRRYQELKAKGFAVSYEEVLKEVLKRDEVDTTRKVSPLKQAPDAILVDTTGLSIEQVVDTLLRIIRGKRNVL
- a CDS encoding DUF1614 domain-containing protein; this encodes MFSLGTILLVVLVALIFFGLMHRVLDRMKLSDREALILIGLMIVGSFIDLTLFRGRITFSLNLGGGIIPLIIAGYLIYKAGSTKEWVRALIGSVVAAIAVYFITAVLMRGNVEPAGRFEMLDPLYVAPVVAAVVGYLAGRSRRGAFIAATLGLILNDLFHLFYLFTTNTPGRVDLGGGGAFDGIVVAGILAVLLAEVFGEVRERLQRGPDTENRDSKLLEGLKNPEPELTSSLGITGEVKENEKENK